Proteins co-encoded in one Candidatus Glassbacteria bacterium genomic window:
- a CDS encoding capsule assembly Wzi family protein has translation MFPRTQHRRLLLILAAFLLLARPLPSAAGGGGPDRTRYFPLDHPAYDYLDRLQQAGKLLSLNPSLRPYTRGEVLAAVGREKLRNPSPLELGWLNWLAVDCEREYKTLAAADSGNLGVTTRLEAGGRLRTLEPERERSRLGVGFGGALGRVVFDSRFLRAPYLMRASDQADHRDPKVVPPDEDGLIRPMEGYLKADFPMFEGRYSAELFFGRMARNWSPQGMESLVLNGRALSFDQLALRIRSPHLTLSQIVAALDPVDYHPAGSTELVRARRFFSAHRLGIRVRDNLRFGITETTIYGGPGRGWEPGLMNPLTSYRLLAIQDDERWSNNSFVALDGFAGLGGKINIRAQMLFDDFLRDKKIQNRWALSLGLDFCRLPLPGTNSARLEYSRASSYAYNTFRPWERYLISGRPLGAQQGNDFYRLAAELTQYFDPSFDITAGLAYSGQGSLRISSPVAGLLDSASLPFPAEPVEETLELMLSLRWQPADWCILAASGGYSERSGVDNIAGQRLRRGYATVELSLFRDIILSF, from the coding sequence ATGTTCCCGAGAACGCAACACCGGCGTCTCCTGTTAATCCTGGCGGCTTTTCTGCTGCTGGCCCGGCCCCTGCCGTCGGCCGCAGGTGGCGGCGGACCGGACCGCACCCGCTATTTCCCTCTCGACCACCCGGCTTACGACTATCTCGACAGGCTGCAGCAGGCCGGGAAACTGCTCTCGCTCAACCCATCGCTCAGACCTTACACCCGCGGCGAGGTGCTGGCCGCGGTCGGACGGGAAAAGCTGCGGAATCCGTCACCTTTGGAACTGGGCTGGCTGAACTGGCTGGCCGTGGACTGCGAGCGGGAATATAAAACACTCGCCGCCGCCGACTCCGGCAACCTGGGTGTCACCACCCGGCTCGAAGCCGGGGGCAGGCTGCGCACTCTGGAGCCGGAGCGCGAGCGGAGCAGGCTCGGCGTGGGCTTCGGCGGGGCGCTGGGACGGGTCGTGTTCGACTCCCGTTTCCTGCGCGCTCCCTACCTGATGCGTGCATCAGATCAGGCGGATCACCGCGACCCGAAAGTTGTGCCGCCGGATGAGGACGGGTTGATCCGTCCGATGGAGGGTTATCTCAAGGCCGATTTCCCGATGTTCGAGGGCCGCTATTCTGCGGAATTGTTTTTCGGGCGGATGGCCCGCAACTGGTCCCCGCAGGGCATGGAAAGCCTGGTGCTCAACGGCCGGGCGCTGAGTTTCGACCAGCTGGCGCTGCGTATCCGCTCGCCGCATCTGACCCTGAGCCAAATCGTAGCCGCGCTGGACCCGGTGGACTACCACCCCGCCGGCTCGACCGAACTGGTCAGGGCCAGGCGTTTTTTCAGCGCCCACCGCCTGGGTATCCGCGTCCGCGATAACCTGCGGTTCGGTATTACCGAGACCACAATCTACGGCGGGCCGGGCCGCGGCTGGGAACCGGGGCTGATGAACCCGCTCACCAGCTACCGCCTGCTGGCCATCCAGGACGACGAGCGCTGGAGCAACAATTCGTTCGTGGCGCTCGATGGGTTCGCCGGCCTGGGAGGAAAGATCAACATTCGCGCCCAGATGCTGTTCGATGATTTCCTGCGGGATAAAAAAATCCAGAACCGCTGGGCGCTCAGCCTGGGCCTGGATTTCTGCCGTCTGCCGCTGCCCGGAACAAACTCGGCCCGGCTTGAATACAGCAGGGCCTCGAGCTACGCTTATAACACTTTCAGACCATGGGAGCGCTACCTGATCTCGGGCCGCCCGCTGGGCGCCCAACAGGGCAATGATTTCTACCGGCTGGCCGCCGAGCTGACTCAGTATTTCGACCCGAGCTTCGACATCACGGCCGGGCTGGCGTATAGCGGCCAAGGAAGCCTGCGGATCAGTTCCCCGGTCGCCGGCCTGCTTGACTCGGCGAGCCTGCCGTTCCCGGCGGAGCCTGTTGAGGAGACACTCGAACTTATGTTATCCTTACGCTGGCAGCCCGCAGACTGGTGCATCCTGGCAGCCTCCGGCGGATACTCGGAGCGCAGCGGCGTGGATAACATCGCCGGGCAACGGCTGCGGCGAGGCTACGCAACCGTTGAGTTGTCCCTGTTCAGGGATATTATCCTAAGCTTTTGA
- a CDS encoding single-stranded DNA-binding protein — protein sequence MASRSVNKVILIGNLGGDPELRHTASNVPVVNFTVATNESWVNKEGVREERTEWHRIVAWRRLAEICHEYLRKGTQVYIEGKLQTRNWEDQSGQKRYMTEVVADEMVILGSRPAGSGGEDGSSQQRESSGGESGYQDFKPPAEDDDDLPF from the coding sequence ATGGCCAGCAGAAGCGTAAACAAGGTTATCCTGATCGGAAACCTGGGCGGAGACCCCGAACTGCGCCACACGGCCAGCAACGTACCGGTAGTCAATTTCACCGTGGCCACAAACGAGAGCTGGGTCAATAAGGAAGGTGTCCGCGAGGAGCGCACGGAGTGGCACCGGATTGTAGCCTGGCGCCGTCTGGCCGAAATCTGCCACGAATATCTGCGCAAGGGCACCCAGGTTTATATCGAGGGCAAGCTGCAGACCCGCAACTGGGAAGACCAGAGCGGGCAGAAACGCTACATGACCGAGGTGGTCGCCGACGAGATGGTGATCCTGGGCAGCCGCCCGGCCGGCTCGGGTGGCGAGGACGGCTCCTCCCAGCAACGGGAAAGCTCCGGCGGAGAATCGGGTTACCAGGATTTCAAGCCGCCGGCTGAGGATGACGACGATCTTCCGTTCTGA
- a CDS encoding GAF domain-containing protein — MAEKKQPAEQPTEGEQLRKEMNRLRNEKRDVEIKFEISKLLYAELDYGRLLNLIIDKIMDILRAERGFIVTGEPDDFEIKVARNIEGDELSDEGRTVSRTVVHKVLSTGEPSFINDAQQDGMVSSRSIIDLGLRSILCVPLIIGDSPYGAIYIENRSMANCFMEKDLELLQDLAELSASSIRNALNFLELARTSGGSATSLGEDLRRDYDFSMIIGKSRRMVEVMEMAARVAPTDATVLITGDSGTGKELIARATYLNSQRKDSPFLTINCGALPSGLLESELFGHVKGSFTGAYASKVGRFEAANGGTIFLDEVGEMPPELQVKLLRVLQFGEFEKVGSYRLQRVDVRIIAATNKDLMAMVKRGEFREDLYYRMKIIEIHFPPLRDRPDDIPLLIDHFIVMYAKKLDKQIDDVDPQFLRLLQRYPYPGNIRELESIIHRAMILSENNQLSASDLPPEVLDSSTVTSADSGGLRKIIAVPRTNEELKEAKEEATSQAAAEVERAFLEAALEASGGNITKAAKKTGMNRSLFQRLVKKHDIQPKKK, encoded by the coding sequence ATGGCTGAAAAGAAACAACCGGCCGAGCAGCCGACCGAGGGCGAACAGCTGCGCAAGGAAATGAACCGCCTGCGCAACGAAAAGCGCGATGTCGAGATCAAGTTCGAAATCAGCAAGCTGCTTTACGCCGAACTGGACTACGGCAGGCTGCTGAACCTGATAATCGACAAGATCATGGACATCCTGCGCGCCGAGCGGGGGTTCATTGTCACCGGCGAACCGGATGACTTCGAGATCAAGGTGGCGCGCAATATCGAGGGCGACGAGCTCAGCGACGAGGGCCGGACTGTCAGCCGGACGGTGGTGCACAAGGTGCTCTCCACCGGCGAACCGTCGTTTATCAACGACGCCCAGCAGGACGGCATGGTGTCCAGCCGCAGCATTATCGACCTGGGCCTGCGCTCGATTCTCTGCGTACCGCTGATTATCGGCGACTCCCCCTACGGGGCGATCTATATCGAGAACCGTTCGATGGCTAACTGTTTCATGGAGAAAGACCTTGAACTGCTGCAGGACCTGGCCGAACTCTCGGCGTCGAGTATCCGCAACGCGCTGAATTTCCTCGAACTGGCCCGCACCTCCGGCGGCAGCGCCACCAGCCTGGGCGAGGACCTTCGCCGGGACTACGATTTCAGCATGATAATCGGCAAGAGCCGCAGGATGGTTGAGGTAATGGAAATGGCCGCGCGGGTGGCCCCCACCGACGCCACGGTGCTGATCACAGGTGACAGCGGCACCGGCAAGGAGTTGATCGCCCGCGCGACTTACCTCAACAGCCAGCGCAAGGACAGTCCCTTCCTGACGATCAACTGCGGCGCACTGCCCAGCGGACTGCTCGAAAGCGAACTGTTCGGCCACGTGAAAGGCTCGTTCACTGGCGCCTATGCCAGCAAGGTCGGGCGGTTCGAGGCGGCCAACGGCGGGACGATATTTCTCGACGAGGTCGGCGAGATGCCGCCGGAGCTGCAAGTCAAGCTGCTGCGGGTGCTTCAGTTCGGCGAGTTCGAAAAAGTGGGCAGCTACCGTCTTCAACGGGTGGACGTGCGGATAATCGCCGCCACCAACAAGGACCTGATGGCGATGGTCAAACGGGGTGAATTCCGCGAGGACCTCTACTACCGGATGAAGATTATCGAGATCCATTTCCCGCCCCTTCGCGACCGGCCCGACGATATCCCGTTGCTGATCGATCACTTTATCGTCATGTACGCCAAGAAACTGGACAAGCAGATCGATGATGTCGATCCACAGTTCCTCAGGCTGCTTCAGCGTTATCCCTATCCCGGCAATATCAGGGAACTGGAGAGCATTATTCACCGGGCGATGATCCTGTCGGAGAACAACCAGCTTTCGGCATCCGACCTCCCGCCGGAAGTGCTCGATTCCTCGACAGTTACATCTGCCGACTCCGGCGGATTGCGTAAAATCATAGCGGTTCCCAGAACAAACGAGGAGCTCAAGGAAGCCAAGGAGGAAGCTACCAGCCAGGCGGCGGCCGAGGTCGAGCGAGCTTTCCTGGAAGCTGCGCTCGAGGCAAGTGGCGGCAATATCACCAAGGCTGCGAAAAAAACCGGCATGAACCGCAGCCTGTTCCAGCGCCTGGTGAAAAAACACGATATTCAGCCCAAAAAGAAATAA